One Methanococcus voltae genomic region harbors:
- a CDS encoding translation initiation factor IF-2 subunit beta, producing MVIYLDYNYEKLLDRARSKLPEDVFKDIRFEIPKADSFVEGNRTIIKNFKELAKFIERDAHEFSKYVMKELGTAGDLEGNRLILQGKFGYRLVNEKIQNFVNEYVLCPECGKPDTKIIKEGRIHFLKCTACGAMKPVKTL from the coding sequence ATGGTGATTTATTTGGACTACAATTACGAAAAATTATTAGATAGGGCAAGAAGTAAGTTGCCAGAAGATGTTTTTAAAGACATAAGGTTTGAAATACCTAAAGCAGATAGCTTTGTAGAAGGTAATAGGACAATTATTAAAAACTTTAAAGAATTGGCTAAATTTATTGAAAGAGATGCACATGAGTTTTCTAAATACGTAATGAAAGAATTAGGTACTGCAGGAGATTTAGAAGGCAATAGATTGATATTACAAGGTAAATTTGGTTACAGATTAGTAAATGAAAAAATACAAAACTTTGTAAACGAATACGTATTGTGCCCAGAATGTGGAAAACCAGATACTAAGATAATTAAAGAAGGAAGAATTCATTTCTTAAAATGTACTGCTTGCGGTGCTATGAAGCCTGTTAAAACATTATAA
- a CDS encoding MinD/ParA family ATP-binding protein — MRIGFYNIQGGTGKTTISGNIAYYLSSKAKTLYIDCDIYAGTSSLLFGFEDTPYTLNSYLSGNLDITDIIHNYDDLDVIISDTSPNSFNTDLNQRRMVDLIYELNNKYDIIIIDLPPNIVEGSLLFSSLNLDEKIVNKMIVIGEDSIPGVINTIKTKELLYAIDIDCIGVVLNKNRNIVEFEGILEDIIAVLPYEITVEDQWIKGEPIVLSRNKFSKELSNLAEDLAEIYIKKDLASTRALKVAKDLKDNKSNIKK, encoded by the coding sequence ATGAGAATTGGATTTTACAATATTCAGGGAGGAACTGGAAAAACAACCATTTCAGGCAATATTGCATACTATTTAAGCAGTAAAGCAAAAACACTGTATATAGATTGTGATATTTATGCAGGAACCAGCTCTTTGCTTTTTGGATTCGAAGATACACCATATACTCTAAATTCTTACTTATCTGGAAATTTAGATATTACGGATATCATACATAACTATGATGATTTGGATGTTATAATATCAGATACTAGTCCTAATTCATTCAATACGGATTTAAATCAACGTAGAATGGTAGATTTAATCTATGAATTGAATAATAAGTACGACATAATAATCATTGACTTACCTCCAAATATTGTTGAAGGTAGTTTGTTATTTTCTTCATTGAATCTTGATGAGAAAATAGTAAATAAAATGATAGTTATCGGCGAAGATAGTATTCCAGGGGTTATAAACACCATTAAAACAAAAGAATTACTTTATGCAATTGATATAGATTGTATTGGGGTAGTTTTAAACAAAAATAGGAACATAGTCGAGTTCGAAGGAATCTTAGAAGATATTATTGCAGTTTTACCTTATGAAATTACGGTAGAAGACCAGTGGATAAAAGGAGAACCTATCGTATTATCTAGAAACAAATTTAGTAAGGAATTATCCAATTTAGCTGAAGATTTAGCAGAAATATATATTAAAAAAGATTTGGCATCCACTAGAGCTTTAAAAGTAGCTAAAGATTTAAAAGATAATAAAAGTAATATTAAAAAATAA
- the hisF gene encoding imidazole glycerol phosphate synthase subunit HisF: MLTKRIIPCLDIKEGRVVKGTNFLGLRDAGDPVELSKIYDEQGADELVFLDITASFEKRDIIIEVVKKTAEKVFIPLTVGGGIKTVDDFKRILRAGADKISINTSAVKTPQLISDASAIYGSQCVVVAMDVKKTYITTEEIENNIENEDSNNYNQIKGLTYKNIYEDSKGKFWFQVYIYGGREATNIDAINWAKKVEELGAGEILLTSMDADGTKEGYDIPLTSMISKSIKIPVIASGGCGNIEHVKNVFKEGFADAALMASILHYGEYTVQDIKKEMFEENIPVRL, from the coding sequence ATGCTTACCAAAAGAATAATACCTTGTTTAGACATAAAAGAAGGTAGAGTTGTCAAAGGAACTAATTTTTTAGGATTAAGAGATGCTGGAGATCCTGTTGAATTATCAAAAATATACGATGAACAGGGTGCTGACGAATTGGTATTTTTAGATATTACCGCATCTTTTGAAAAAAGAGATATAATAATTGAAGTTGTAAAAAAAACTGCTGAAAAGGTTTTTATACCATTAACTGTAGGGGGAGGTATAAAAACAGTTGATGACTTTAAAAGGATATTAAGAGCAGGTGCCGATAAAATATCTATAAATACATCTGCAGTTAAAACCCCTCAATTAATATCTGATGCATCGGCCATTTATGGATCACAATGTGTTGTGGTAGCCATGGATGTTAAAAAAACATACATTACAACAGAAGAAATTGAAAATAACATTGAAAACGAGGATTCAAATAACTACAACCAAATTAAAGGATTAACGTATAAAAATATATATGAAGATTCAAAAGGTAAATTCTGGTTCCAAGTTTATATTTATGGAGGCAGGGAAGCTACAAACATCGATGCAATTAATTGGGCCAAAAAAGTTGAAGAATTGGGTGCAGGAGAAATACTACTAACGAGTATGGATGCAGATGGAACAAAAGAAGGCTATGATATACCACTAACTTCAATGATCTCCAAATCTATCAAAATACCAGTAATTGCAAGTGGCGGCTGTGGTAATATAGAACATGTTAAAAATGTTTTTAAAGAAGGTTTCGCAGATGCTGCCCTTATGGCTAGTATATTACACTATGGCGAATATACCGTTCAGGATATTAAAAAAGAAATGTTTGAAGAAAACATACCGGTTAGATTATAA